Proteins from a single region of Candidatus Sulfotelmatobacter sp.:
- a CDS encoding NFACT RNA binding domain-containing protein, which translates to MSATSDPAESSAERFVALLRELRRQRARLARKAEAIRGDLAEAERAPEYRRFAEALLAYLTQVPKRAARVTLADPHDASHSLEIPLDPSLTAQANAARYFKRAAKGERGAAAIRARLERALSDFDDLDELIGRGQSIEEGAADEAIQRELEAALRPARGARPASARAVAAATPGGVHRPAPPRSKREVVPARLLPRRLRTEEGWDVLIGRSNEGNDHLTLHLARPEDYWFHVHGAAGSHVVLRRGKGKNEPSKQTLERVASWTAFYSQARTAGKVPVIWTLKKYVRKPRGAKAGTVVCEREKTIMVRPSEPQKSHLAEQENSE; encoded by the coding sequence ATGAGCGCGACATCCGATCCGGCCGAGTCGAGCGCCGAACGATTCGTCGCGCTACTGCGCGAGCTGCGCCGGCAGCGCGCGCGGCTCGCGCGCAAGGCCGAGGCGATCCGCGGCGACCTGGCCGAGGCCGAGCGCGCCCCCGAGTACCGGCGCTTCGCCGAGGCGTTGCTCGCCTATCTCACCCAGGTGCCGAAACGCGCGGCGCGCGTGACACTCGCCGACCCGCACGACGCTTCGCATTCGCTCGAGATTCCCCTCGATCCTTCGCTCACTGCGCAGGCCAACGCCGCGCGCTACTTCAAGCGCGCGGCCAAGGGTGAGCGGGGCGCGGCCGCGATTCGCGCGCGGTTGGAGCGGGCGCTCTCGGACTTCGACGACCTCGACGAACTGATCGGGCGCGGGCAGTCGATCGAGGAGGGCGCGGCCGACGAGGCGATCCAGCGCGAGCTGGAGGCGGCGCTGCGGCCCGCGCGCGGCGCGAGGCCAGCCTCCGCGAGGGCGGTTGCCGCAGCCACCCCCGGCGGCGTTCATCGACCGGCGCCGCCGCGATCAAAGCGCGAGGTCGTGCCGGCGCGCCTCCTTCCGCGAAGGCTCCGCACCGAGGAAGGCTGGGACGTGCTGATCGGACGCAGCAACGAAGGCAACGATCATCTGACGCTCCATCTCGCGCGCCCCGAGGACTACTGGTTCCACGTGCACGGCGCGGCCGGATCGCACGTGGTGCTGCGCCGCGGCAAGGGCAAGAACGAGCCGTCGAAGCAGACGCTCGAGCGCGTCGCGTCGTGGACGGCGTTCTATTCCCAGGCGCGCACCGCCGGCAAGGTGCCGGTGATCTGGACCCTCAAGAAGTACGTGCGCAAGCCGCGCGGCGCGAAGGCCGGCACGGTGGTGTGCGAGCGCGAAAAGACCATCATGGTGCGGCCGAGCGAGCCGCAGAAATCCCATCTCGCCGAACAGGAGAACTCGGAATGA
- a CDS encoding histidine phosphatase family protein codes for MKRIVTMTLAAMMAIAAVTAAQAQNMGAPRDTAHAGLRFVYLIRHAWYDGADPRDERTGKGLDSLGRAQAALLADRLSHLPVTFNSLVSSSFTRARETADIIGGAIHMISARDSGLSECTPPSIRPDYGRDLAPGEMDSCQAKLERSFARYVRPAGGPTDVRDLLVCHGNVIRWMVTRALGLDTHVWPNFDIGNASITVLVVRPDGVVRLAAYSDTGHL; via the coding sequence ATGAAGCGGATCGTGACGATGACGCTGGCGGCGATGATGGCGATAGCGGCCGTGACGGCGGCGCAGGCGCAGAACATGGGTGCGCCGCGCGACACCGCGCACGCGGGGCTCCGCTTCGTGTATCTCATCCGCCACGCCTGGTACGACGGCGCGGATCCGCGCGACGAGCGCACCGGCAAGGGCCTCGACTCGCTGGGGCGCGCGCAGGCCGCGCTGCTCGCCGACCGGCTGTCGCACTTGCCGGTGACGTTCAATTCGCTGGTGAGCAGCAGCTTCACTCGCGCGCGCGAGACCGCCGACATCATCGGGGGCGCGATTCACATGATCTCGGCGCGCGACTCGGGGCTCAGCGAGTGCACGCCGCCCTCGATTCGCCCCGACTACGGCCGCGATCTGGCGCCCGGCGAGATGGATTCGTGTCAGGCGAAGCTCGAACGATCGTTCGCGCGCTACGTGCGGCCGGCCGGCGGGCCCACCGACGTGCGCGATCTGCTGGTCTGCCACGGCAATGTGATCCGCTGGATGGTGACGCGCGCACTGGGGCTCGATACACACGTATGGCCCAACTTCGACATCGGCAATGCCTCGATCACGGTGCTGGTGGTGCGTCCCGATGGCGTGGTTCGTCTGGCCGCGTACAGCGACACCGGACATCTG